In the Euphorbia lathyris chromosome 5, ddEupLath1.1, whole genome shotgun sequence genome, one interval contains:
- the LOC136229465 gene encoding probable disease resistance protein At5g63020 has product MKGGEMKQLERVGVWFTKVDLLIIDVVDKLLADSPKEIDKWSAGDFSNPSFGETVEDILKQVTTLKVEGDFAEVVERKSVEAENTESAEDVSQVEENLNALRDAREELWDLKNDLIARVNSEEKNDRKRLKSVDLWRNLAEFKLAEVDRMLLQSRHEIEKLRLGDYSTNFGEKVSKMLQEMIDLKSKGVFSQVTAAQLPEQVIEIEWEQTVGLQTKLEEAWSVLMEKEVGILGIYGLGGVGKTTLLTHINNKFLHTPSDFDFVIWVLASKDYKLSSVQQQIGERIGISVNGWKEKEDSEKAKDIYNILRKKKFVLLLDDLWERIDLEIVGVPIPKRPNGSKIVLTARSELVCSLMDAKKRIKVDTLPPELAWDLFEEKVGKETICSDPAIRPLAEQVVKECGGLPLAVNVVARAMAFSKTAEEWRYALADLQQSASELQGVEDDLFARLKISYDRLPDDKFRSCFIYIAMFPAEFRIYKDDLIDYWISEKFENAEENLTRARARYIIRHLVNVCLLEEEGRYVKMHNMIRELALWISCDLEKPKYSLLVQPGKQLTEAPQLGKWEGAKRTSLMDNSIPNLQLPDVSVCPDLTTLLLCRNPLHEITGSIAQFSCALTVLDLSNTEVDQLPGVSDLNSLQYLNLSRTKMQQLPQELQKLKKLIYLNLEYNDFGHMIPEGFISSFSSLQVLRMFRSGFTLTGEHSKEHIKEMQLLKQLNVLSITIGSSDALQLYLSTKNVQSCIRALSLEHLKSIEFSPTENMNHFEKLHISASEHLEQIDFNSKFACFASLREVAVENCPCLLNLNWLVQALNLEVLKIADCETMREVITGDPSGNPVTFPKLEVVELEKLPKLEKLGSNALSFPSMKRMKVFDCPMLSNVPLNPEIIKARKIIIEAEEDWLKDVEWIDISLSTKNNNVSSSNLLF; this is encoded by the coding sequence ATGAAAGGAGGTGAAATGAAGCAACTGGAAAGAGTTGGGGTTTGGTTTACAAAGGTCGATCTGTTGATTATTGACGTTGTTGATAAGCTATTAGCCGATTCGCCGAAAGAAATTGACAAGTGGAGCGCCGGCGATTTCTCGAACCCTAGTTTTGGTGAAACGGTTGAGGATATATTGAAACAAGTGACTACGCTGAAAGTAGAAGGAGATTTTGCAGAGGTAGTTGAGAGGAAATCTGTAGAAGCTGAGAATACAGAATCTGCAGAGGATGTAAGCCAAGTTGAAGAGAATCTTAACGCATTAAGAGATGCAAGAGAAGAACTATGGGATTTGAAGAATGATCTGATAGCGAGGGTAAATTCTGAGGAAAAGAACGATCGGAAGCGGTTGAAATCGGTCGATTTGTGGCGAAAccttgcagaattcaagctagcTGAAGTTGATCGAATGCTATTGCAATCTCGCCATGAAATTGAGAAGCTTCGTCTAGGCGATTATTCGACCAATTTTGGGGAAAAAGTGTCGAAAATGCTCCAGGAAATGATTGACCTAAAGAGCAAAGGTGTTTTCTCGCAAGTAACTGCTGCACAACTCCCAGAACAGGTCATTGAGATCGAGTGGGAGCAAACAGTGGGTCTGCAGACGAAGCTAGAGGAAGCCTGGAGCGTTCTGATGGAGAAAGAAGTCGGCATTTTAGGGATATATGGCCTGGGAGGAGTTGGTAAAACTACTCTTTTGACACATATCAACAACAAGTTTCTTCATACTCCAAGTGATTTCGATTTTGTGATATGGGTTCTGGCATCGAAAGATTACAAACTTTCTTCTGTTCAACAGCAAATTGGAGAGAGGATAGGGATTTCTGTGAATGGTTGGAAGGAAAAGGAGGACAGCGAAAAGGCTAAAGATATCTACAATATACTGCGGAAAAAGAAGTTTGTGTTGTTACTAGATGATTTATGGGAGAGAATTGATCTGGAAATCGTTGGGGTTCCGATTCCAAAACGACCCAATGGATCCAAGATAGTTCTCACAGCGCGATCTGAGTTAGTATGCAGCTTGATGGACGCGAAGAAGAGGATCAAAGTCGATACTTTACCACCGGAGTTAGCTTGGGATTTGTTTGAAGAAAAAGTTGGAAAGGAAACAATTTGTTCGGATCCGGCTATCCGTCCCCTTGCTGAACAGGTTGTCAAAGAGTGCGGTGGTTTGCCGTTGGCAGTCAATGTCGTTGCTCGTGCCATGGCGTTCAGCAAGACAGCTGAAGAATGGAGGTATGCGCTTGCTGACTTGCAGCAATCGGCTTCAGAATTACAAGGCGTCGAGGATGATCTATTCGCTCGATTAAAGATAAGTTATGACAGATTGCCTGATGATAAATTTAGATCTTGTTTCATATACATTGCCATGTTTCCTGCTGAATTTAGAATTTACAAGGATGATTTGATAGATTATTGGATTTCTGAGAAATTTGAAAATGCTGAAGAGAATCTTACTCGTGCTAGGGCGCGGTACATTATTCGCCATCTTGTTAACGTATGTTTGTTAGAAGAAGAAGGTAGATATGTGAAAATGCATAACATGATTCGCGAATTGGCTTTGTGGATATCATGTGATCTCGAGAAGCCGAAATACAGTTTGTTGGTTCAACCTGGTAAGCAATTAACTGAAGCACCCCAACTCGGAAAATGGGAAGGGGCGAAAAGAACATCATTGATGGATAATTCCATTCCGAATCTTCAACTACCAGATGTTTCTGTGTGCCCCGATCTTACTACTTTGCTTCTATGTCGCAATCCTTTGCACGAGATCACTGGCTCAATCGCGCAGTTCTCGTGTGCTCTAACAGTTCTTGATCTCTCCAACACTGAAGTTGATCAATTGCCAGGAGTTTCAGACTTAAACTCATTGCAATACCTTAATCTATCGCGCACGAAGATGCAGCAACTGCCCCAGGAGCTGCAAAAGTTAAAGAAGCTGATATATTTGAACTTGGAGTACAATGATTTCGGGCACATGATTCCGGAGGGTTTCATATCTAGTTTCTCGTCTCTGCAAGTTTTGAGAATGTTTCGCTCCGGTTTTACCTTAACAGGAGAGCACAGCAAAGAACATATAAAAGAAATGCAGCTTCTCAAGCAACTGAATGTATTGAGCATCACAATAGGATCTAGTGATGCTCTTCAACTCTATCTCAGCACGAAAAATGTACAAAGCTGCATTCGAGCTCTGTCCCTCGAGCATTTAAAGTCGATCGAGTTTTCACCAACGGAGAACATGAATCATTTCGAGAAACTACACATCAGCGCAAGTGAGCATCTCGAACAGATTGATTTCAACTCCAAATTCGCGTGCTTCGCCAGTCTCCGAGAAGTAGCTGTGGAGAATTGCCCATGTTTACTCAACTTAAACTGGCTTGTTCAGGCCCTGAATTTGGAAGTATTGAAGATTGCAGATTGTGAAACAATGAGAGAAGTGATCACCGGCGACCCGAGTGGAAATCCGGTGACGTTTCCGAAACTTGAAGTTGTGGAATTAGAGAAACTTCCAAAACTGGAAAAATTAGGCAGCAATGCTTTGTCATTTCCATCTATGAAGAGGATGAAGGTGTTTGATTGTCCAATGTTAAGCAATGTTCCTCTGAATCCTGAGATCATCAAAGCACGAAAAATTAtaattgaagctgaggaagaTTGGTTGAAGGATGTGGAATGGATTGATATTAGTTTATCCACCAAGAACAACAATGTTTCAAGCTCCAATTTATTATTTTGA